A window from Citrus sinensis cultivar Valencia sweet orange chromosome 3, DVS_A1.0, whole genome shotgun sequence encodes these proteins:
- the LOC102630758 gene encoding histone-lysine N-methyltransferase ASHH3 isoform X3, translated as MPAAKKIGNPVEFELPDWFIKPKAIPYVFIKRNIYLTKRIKRRLEDDGIFCSCTASPGSSGVCDRDCHCGMLLSSCSSGCKCGNSCLNKPFQNRPVKKMKLVQTEKCGAGIVADEDIKRGEFVIEYVGEVIDDKTCEERLWKMKHLGETNFYLCEINRDMVIDATYKGNKSRYINHSCCPNTEMQKWIIDGETRIGIFATRDIKKGENLTYDYQFVQFGADQDCHCGAAGCRRKLGAKPSKPKISSDAALKLVACQVAVSSPKLKAILSGKDFYQNGDLHIGSSRPPYNQRQICPQCCIGKVIRISHPKNESSFGIIRRFDEYSRKHSVLFEDGESEFIDMAKVDWELVTD; from the exons ATGCCGGCTGCAAAGAAG ATTGGGAACCCAGTTGAGTTTGAATTACCCGATTGGTTTATTAAACCGAAGGCCATACCTTATGTCTTCATTAAGCGAA ATATATATCTTACAAAGAGGATTAAGAGACGGCTTGAGGATGATGGCATATTCTGCTCTTGCACAGCATCACCAGGTTCTTCTGGTGTTTGTGACAGAGACTGTCATTGTGG GATGCTCCTGTCTAGCTGCTCTTCTGGCTGTAAATGTGGGAATTCATGCCTTAATAAGCCATTCCAGAACCGACCtgtgaagaagatgaaattaGTGCAG ACAGAGAAATGTGGAGCTGGGATTGTGGCAGATGAAGATATTAAACGAGGAGAGTTTGTAATTGAATATGTTGGGGAAG TTATTGATGACAAAACATGTGAAGAAAGACTTTGGAAAATGAAGCACCTTGGAGAAACTAACTTTTACCTGTGTGAGATCAATCGTGACATGGTAATTGATGCCACATACAAAGGAAATAAATCAAGATACATAAACCATAGTTGCTGCCCCAATACTGAGATGCAGAAATG GATAATTGATGGTGAAACGAGAATAGGCATATTTGCAACTCGTGACATAAAAAAGGGCGAAAATCTGACCTACGACTACCA GTTTGTTCAATTTGGTGCAGATCAAGATTGCCACTGCGGAGCTGCAGGCTGCAGGAGGAAGCTGGGGGCAAAACCTAGCAAGCCTAAGATCTCATCAGATGCTGCACTAAAGTTGGTAGCCTGTCAGGTGGCTGTATCTTCTCccaaattgaaagcaatattATCTGGAAAAGAT ttttatCAGAATGGAGATTTGCATATAG GCAGTTCACGACCTCCTTATAATCAACGACAAATATGCCCTCAATGTTGCATTGGCAAAGTGATTAGAATATCCCATCCCAAGAATGAGAG TTCTTTTGGGATTATTAGACGGTTTGATGAGTATTCCAGAAAACACTCG GTCTTGTTTGAAGATGGTGAGAGTGAGTTTATTGACATGGCTAAAGTAGATTGGGAACTTGTAACTGACTGA
- the LOC102630758 gene encoding histone-lysine N-methyltransferase ASHH3 isoform X1, translating to MPAAKKNSDNSRIGHAFNKLLKQIGNPVEFELPDWFIKPKAIPYVFIKRNIYLTKRIKRRLEDDGIFCSCTASPGSSGVCDRDCHCGMLLSSCSSGCKCGNSCLNKPFQNRPVKKMKLVQTEKCGAGIVADEDIKRGEFVIEYVGEVIDDKTCEERLWKMKHLGETNFYLCEINRDMVIDATYKGNKSRYINHSCCPNTEMQKWIIDGETRIGIFATRDIKKGENLTYDYQFVQFGADQDCHCGAAGCRRKLGAKPSKPKISSDAALKLVACQVAVSSPKLKAILSGKDFYQNGDLHIGSSRPPYNQRQICPQCCIGKVIRISHPKNESSFGIIRRFDEYSRKHSVLFEDGESEFIDMAKVDWELVTD from the exons ATGCCGGCTGCAAAGAAG AATTCTGATAATAGCCGGATAGGCCATGCGTTTAATAAGTTGTTGAAACAGATTGGGAACCCAGTTGAGTTTGAATTACCCGATTGGTTTATTAAACCGAAGGCCATACCTTATGTCTTCATTAAGCGAA ATATATATCTTACAAAGAGGATTAAGAGACGGCTTGAGGATGATGGCATATTCTGCTCTTGCACAGCATCACCAGGTTCTTCTGGTGTTTGTGACAGAGACTGTCATTGTGG GATGCTCCTGTCTAGCTGCTCTTCTGGCTGTAAATGTGGGAATTCATGCCTTAATAAGCCATTCCAGAACCGACCtgtgaagaagatgaaattaGTGCAG ACAGAGAAATGTGGAGCTGGGATTGTGGCAGATGAAGATATTAAACGAGGAGAGTTTGTAATTGAATATGTTGGGGAAG TTATTGATGACAAAACATGTGAAGAAAGACTTTGGAAAATGAAGCACCTTGGAGAAACTAACTTTTACCTGTGTGAGATCAATCGTGACATGGTAATTGATGCCACATACAAAGGAAATAAATCAAGATACATAAACCATAGTTGCTGCCCCAATACTGAGATGCAGAAATG GATAATTGATGGTGAAACGAGAATAGGCATATTTGCAACTCGTGACATAAAAAAGGGCGAAAATCTGACCTACGACTACCA GTTTGTTCAATTTGGTGCAGATCAAGATTGCCACTGCGGAGCTGCAGGCTGCAGGAGGAAGCTGGGGGCAAAACCTAGCAAGCCTAAGATCTCATCAGATGCTGCACTAAAGTTGGTAGCCTGTCAGGTGGCTGTATCTTCTCccaaattgaaagcaatattATCTGGAAAAGAT ttttatCAGAATGGAGATTTGCATATAG GCAGTTCACGACCTCCTTATAATCAACGACAAATATGCCCTCAATGTTGCATTGGCAAAGTGATTAGAATATCCCATCCCAAGAATGAGAG TTCTTTTGGGATTATTAGACGGTTTGATGAGTATTCCAGAAAACACTCG GTCTTGTTTGAAGATGGTGAGAGTGAGTTTATTGACATGGCTAAAGTAGATTGGGAACTTGTAACTGACTGA
- the LOC102630758 gene encoding histone-lysine N-methyltransferase ASHH3 isoform X2, whose amino-acid sequence MPAAKKNSDNSRIGHAFNKLLKQIGNPVEFELPDWFIKPKAIPYVFIKRNIYLTKRIKRRLEDDGIFCSCTASPGSSGVCDRDCHCGMLLSSCSSGCKCGNSCLNKPFQNRPVKKMKLVQTEKCGAGIVADEDIKRGEFVIEYVGEVIDDKTCEERLWKMKHLGETNFYLCEINRDMVIDATYKGNKSRYINHSCCPNTEMQKWIIDGETRIGIFATRDIKKGENLTYDYQFVQFGADQDCHCGAAGCRRKLGAKPSKPKISSDAALKLVACQFYQNGDLHIGSSRPPYNQRQICPQCCIGKVIRISHPKNESSFGIIRRFDEYSRKHSVLFEDGESEFIDMAKVDWELVTD is encoded by the exons ATGCCGGCTGCAAAGAAG AATTCTGATAATAGCCGGATAGGCCATGCGTTTAATAAGTTGTTGAAACAGATTGGGAACCCAGTTGAGTTTGAATTACCCGATTGGTTTATTAAACCGAAGGCCATACCTTATGTCTTCATTAAGCGAA ATATATATCTTACAAAGAGGATTAAGAGACGGCTTGAGGATGATGGCATATTCTGCTCTTGCACAGCATCACCAGGTTCTTCTGGTGTTTGTGACAGAGACTGTCATTGTGG GATGCTCCTGTCTAGCTGCTCTTCTGGCTGTAAATGTGGGAATTCATGCCTTAATAAGCCATTCCAGAACCGACCtgtgaagaagatgaaattaGTGCAG ACAGAGAAATGTGGAGCTGGGATTGTGGCAGATGAAGATATTAAACGAGGAGAGTTTGTAATTGAATATGTTGGGGAAG TTATTGATGACAAAACATGTGAAGAAAGACTTTGGAAAATGAAGCACCTTGGAGAAACTAACTTTTACCTGTGTGAGATCAATCGTGACATGGTAATTGATGCCACATACAAAGGAAATAAATCAAGATACATAAACCATAGTTGCTGCCCCAATACTGAGATGCAGAAATG GATAATTGATGGTGAAACGAGAATAGGCATATTTGCAACTCGTGACATAAAAAAGGGCGAAAATCTGACCTACGACTACCA GTTTGTTCAATTTGGTGCAGATCAAGATTGCCACTGCGGAGCTGCAGGCTGCAGGAGGAAGCTGGGGGCAAAACCTAGCAAGCCTAAGATCTCATCAGATGCTGCACTAAAGTTGGTAGCCTGTCAG ttttatCAGAATGGAGATTTGCATATAG GCAGTTCACGACCTCCTTATAATCAACGACAAATATGCCCTCAATGTTGCATTGGCAAAGTGATTAGAATATCCCATCCCAAGAATGAGAG TTCTTTTGGGATTATTAGACGGTTTGATGAGTATTCCAGAAAACACTCG GTCTTGTTTGAAGATGGTGAGAGTGAGTTTATTGACATGGCTAAAGTAGATTGGGAACTTGTAACTGACTGA